From Brassica oleracea var. oleracea cultivar TO1000 chromosome C3, BOL, whole genome shotgun sequence, a single genomic window includes:
- the LOC106328703 gene encoding uncharacterized protein LOC106328703, whose amino-acid sequence MQAFYVFVVSLLLTLNYRGEASGSVFFIDGSNNQYLRPPSDQAIPMSLSEISASVSALLGFAPPATFTAHGSSQLNKILKPNPFERPRAAFVLEIAGAHGALVEAHSFLGNAIRGSISSDSYNADIELPESGVSVVSVNEPSSDVTDKDMNEFASWLGGSYVTGSTETLTGLLSIPLAGGANVEFHLEKEAERKFAMNLLDLYKNIRGAINLHGIEGPAELTVGRFGGIHALAEEYGQGMAKQGMDVLLATLSKLFDLLETSHKGQIVGVIVLDERVNQESANLLSVESSSGSSARSMAEVEGVPSGAIIAQVILVRLTLAWLTGIILLIATILGVYFLMYMPLTKDTLLYSNVKLD is encoded by the exons ATGCAAGCTTTCTACGTATTCGTCGTCTCTCTGCTTCTCACCCTTAATTACAGG GGAGAAGCTAGTGGCTCTGTTTTCTTCATCGATGGATCCAACAACCAATATCTTCGTCCACCATCAGATCAG GCGATTCCCATGTCCCTCTCTGAGATATCTGCATCAGTGTCTGCCTTGTTGGGTTTTGCACCTCCAGCTACTTTTACTGCTCATGGCTCATCCCAG CTGAACAAGATTCTGAAGCCTAATCCATTTGAGAGGCCACGTGCTGCTTTTGTGCTAGAAATCGCCGGAGCTCATG GTGCGCTTGTGGAAGCCCATTCTTTCTTGGGAAATGCCATAAGAGGCAGTATCAGTTCTGATTCTTACAATGCTGATATTGAACTTCCAG AAAGTGGAGTGTCTGTTGTGTCTGTCAATGAACCTTCATCTGATGTGACTGACAAAGACATGAATGAGTTT GCATCTTGGTTGGGTGGATCATATGTTACTGGCTCTACTGAAACATTGACTGGATTGCTGAGTATCCCTTTGGCTGGTGGCGCTAATGTGGAGTTCCATTTGGAGAAG GAAGCAGAGAGGAAGTTTGCAATGAACCTTTTGGATCTATATAAGAATATCAGAGGGGCAATCAATCTTCATGGTATTGAGGGCCCTGCTGAATTAACGGTTGGACGCTTTGGCGGTATCCAT GCTTTAGCAGAGGAGTATGGACAAGGTATGGCTAAGCAAGGGATGGATGTGTTGCTTGCCACACTATCAAAGCTATTCGATCTGCTAGAGACATCTCACAAAG GCCAAATTGTTGGAGTGATCGTCCTTGATGAGAGAGTAAACCAAGAATCAGCTAATCTGCTGAGCGTTGAGTCTTCTTCTGGTTCATCTGCACGGTCTATGGCTGAGGTAGAGGGAGTTCCAAGTGGAGCCATTATCGCTCAAGTTATACTTGTTAGGCTGACGCTTGCATGGTTAACTGGAATCATCCTACTCATTGCAACTATCCTTGGG GTGTACTTCCTTATGTACATGCCTTTGACAAAGGACACGCTCCTATACTCAAACGTGAAGCTCGATTAA
- the LOC106330355 gene encoding uncharacterized protein LOC106330355, with protein MKIQNGCSVRFWTDLWHPKGRLIDLAGEIGTQKLGIGRSARICDVFVDGEWRFRRCRDHFLQDLVHDIRELPLILTANVSDGVLWRDGDDTYSSRFNSKNTWGNIRKKKDQVMWSRLIWFQQGVPRFAFITWLAVRDRLSTGHRTAQWGQAQYCLYCGEPDETRDHLFFACPYTFTLWLKVAGNLFGKDPDPDWDTTITRLLTGHYDRLTFILLRLVLQVTIYYIWRERNERLHNNVSKPVEHIARLVDKTIRNRIMSTRYYLRPRLQGRRTIAAELVRRATLFYAEFKSFKDAQDYVGDFREIRGSVGTLWKSQNADFYFLSEVAEMPGLMDGCAQAESMVPPIEGRVRELWEPIEVS; from the exons ATGAAGATCCAGAACGGTTGTAGTGTGAGATTCTGGACAGATTTGTGGCACCCTAAGGGCCGACTGATTGACCTAGCGGGTGAAATAGGGACTCAGAAACTGGGTATTGGAAGGAGTGCTAGGATCTGTGACGTGTTCGTAGATGGTGAGTGGAGATTTCGTAGATGTCGTGACCATTTCCTTCAAGATCTTGTTCATGACATTCGAGAGCTCCCACTAATTTTGACTGCAAACGTGTCTGACGGGGTGTTATGGAGAGATGGAGACGACACCTATAGCAGCAGGTTTAACTCCAAGAACACTTGGGGTAATATTAGAAAGAAGAAGGATCAAGTAATGTGGAGTAGGCTGATTTGGTTTCAGCAAGGAGTGCCGAGATTTGCTTTCATCACGTGGTTGGCTGTAAGAGACAGGCTATCAACTGGACATCGCACTGCGCAGTGGGGCCAAGCACAATATTGTCTCTACTGTGGGGAGCCAGACGAAACCCGAGATCATCTATTCTTTGCTTGTCCGTACACATTCACACTTTGGCTCAAAGTTGCAGGAAACTTATTTGGCAAGGACCCAGATCCTGATTGGGATACTACCATCACGAGGCTCTTGACAGGTCACTATGATCGGCTTACATTTATTCTGCTCAGACTTGTGCTGCAGGTTACTATCTACTACATTTGGAGAGAACGGAATGAGAGACTCCACAACAATGTTTCAAAGCCGGTTGAGCACATTGCTAGATTGGTGGACAAGACAATTCGTAACCGCATCATGTCTACGCGTTATTACTTAAGGCCAAGGTTGCAAG GGAGGAGGACGATTGCTGCTGAGTTAGTGAGGAGAGCTACATTGTTTTATGCTGAGTTCAAGAGTTTCAAGGACGCTCAAGACTACGTGGGTGACTTCCGCGAAATCCGCGGTTCGGTTGGTACCCTTTGGAAGTCGCAGAACGCTGATTTCTATTTTCTCTCCGAGGTTGCTGAGATGCCGGGCCTCATGGATGGGTGCGCCCAGGCCGAGTCGATGGTTCCTCCAATCGAGGGGAGAGTCCGAGAGCTTTGGGAACCCATCGAGGTTTCGTAA